Proteins from a single region of Rhinoraja longicauda isolate Sanriku21f unplaced genomic scaffold, sRhiLon1.1 Scf000780, whole genome shotgun sequence:
- the LOC144591270 gene encoding uncharacterized protein LOC144591270 — protein MEQCDYLEYWGAGTSLTVTSEVKTLPSVHITTSCNTESDQEISLLCLVKDYQPEIISQTWSTSSGDITTGITKYPPVLGQNSKYTMSSLLRVPAANWNSNNVYICKAGDKPVTATIQKPETHTPPQLIPLVPSPEVIHNQTNAVLGCVISGFSPDNIKVSWEKSGVVQEGIVLPSTPRSNGGFQTVAYLRLPVEEWTNKQEYTCEVSHEPSSFRKRINMRYQEELSVLIKNPGIKEIWINKTATLVCTVICTDSSQVHVTWKVGGKERTEGVVTRTPSREGTRDPVTSELWTSVEEWTSGVEFVCSAQRSPSSSPVSARTHHNKVEPKKPEVRLLLPAHEETKHSHKVTLECVVSGFYPDLINVTWKKDGALISINTSATPTALEQGGTFSARYFLTVSTEDWKSGSRFNCTVHHHASNTILTKDVKNSQDECPDTRPSVTLSKPSFEEIWMNKTATILCKVVHSDLEGFRVTWQVNGMKREDGVTPLGEERIGGADTITSGLTVPAAEWENGTLYTCVVEDKSLPTPERKSIKKQTDGVVTRPQVYLLPPSLDEVETDETATLTCLVTKFSPEDIYVAWMANDTLLKTGIVNQPVTKDTRNRWNTMTSQLKVSPEEWNSGTTFSCVVGHGSITTSLFRSINKSHSKPTLVNVSLVLTDSFKSCEKHSSFHEVTLLTTEPHMISVSNLGDGYLRSLCSQSLCCCSLGGCARMMLNKRDIYLIIELSVFIQNPSTEEIWINKTATVVCMVVGADLSQVQIYWQVSGRERTTGAVTYQQRGERTQDRVISKLRTSVEEWTSGVEVVCSAQRSPSSSPVSARTESAKVETKSPKVRLLPPAHQETKRDNAAPLECVLSGFYPDLINVTWEKDGAPISASTSTTPTALEQGGTFSASHFLTVSSEDWKKGSVFSCTVSHPPSNTSISRKVKSFQAGTDLTGEEGKEELGDLDGDDNVLTVAAFAILFIISFLYSTFVTVVKVQR, from the exons AGGTTAAGACCTTGCCTTCAGTCCACATCACCACTTCCTGCAACACAGAATCTGACCAAGAGATCAGCCTCCTCTGTCTGGTCAAGGACTACCAGCCTGAGATCATCAGTCAGACATGGTCCACCAGCAGTGGGGACATCACCACTGGAATCACAAAGTACCCACCAGTGTTGGGACAAAACAGCAAGTACACAATGAGCAGCTTGCTGCGAGTCCCTGCGGCAAATTGGAACAGTAATAACGTCTACATCTGCAAGGCAGGAGACAAGCCGGTGACAGCGACGATCCAGAAGCCTGAAA CTCATACACCTCCACAGCTCATCCCACTTGTTCCATCCCCGGAGGTTATCCACAATCAAACAAATGCTGTCCTGGGCTGCGTGATATCTGGATTCTCTCCTGACAATATTAAAGTTTCCTGGGAAAAATCTGGAGTTGTGCAAGAAGGCATTGTTCTCCCGTCCACTCCGAGAAGTAACGGTGGATTTCAAACAGTTGCTTACCTGCGGTTGCCTGTGGAGGAATGGACCAACAAACAGGAATATACTTGTGAAGTGAGCCACGAACCTTCCAGCTTCAGGAAAAGGATCAACATGAGATATCAAGAGG AATTGTCCGTCTTGATTAAAAACCCTGGCATAAAAGAGATTTGGATCAACAAGACCGCTACACTGGTGTGTACAGTGATCTGTACTGATTCGAGCCAGGTCCATGTCacctggaaggtgggaggaaaggagagaaCTGAAGGAGTTGTGACCCGTACACCGAGCCGTGAAGGCACGCGAGACCCAGTTACCAGTGAACTCTGGACCAGTGTGGAAGAGTGGACCAGCGGGGTGGAGTTTGTGTGCTCCGCCCAACGATCTCCATCATCCTCACCAGTGTCAGCACGGACCCACCATAACAAAG TTGAGCCAAAAAAACCTGAAGTCAGACTGCTGCTTCCAGCACACGAAGAGACCAAGCATAGCCACAAGGTCACCCTTGAGTGTGTGGTCTCTGGATTCTACCCAGACCTCATAAACGTCACTTGGAAGAAAGACGGCGCCCTGATCTCCATCAACACCAGCGCTACACCGACTGCTCTGGAGCAGGGCGGCACTTTCAGTGCCAGGTATTTCCTGACCGTGAGTACAGAGGATTGGAAGTCAGGCTCACGCTTCAATTGTACAGTGCATCATCACGCCTCCAACACCATCCTCACGAAGGACGTGAAGAACAGCCAAG ATGAATGTCCAGATACCCGCCCCTCGGTCACTTTAAGCAAACCTTCCTTCGAAGAGATCTGGATGAACAAGACAGCCACCATTCTGTGTAAGGTGGTTCACAGTGATTTAGAGGGATTCAGGGTAACCTGGCAAGTGAATGGAATGAAGAGAGAAGACGGGGTAACACCTCTGGGTGAAGAGAGGATCGGAGGTGCAGACACCATCACCAGCGGACTGACGGTCCCCGCTGCAGAGTGGGAGAATGGGACTCTGTACACATGTGTGGTGGAGGACAAGAGTTTGCCAACGCCGGAGAGGAAATCCATCAAGAAGCAGACAG ATGGAGTTGTGACTCGTCCTCAAGTCTACCTTCTCCCCCCTTCGTTGGATGAGGTGGAGACGGATGAGACGGCCACCTTGACGTGCCTGGTCACCAAATTCTCTCCAGAAGACATCTATGTGGCCTGGATGGCCAACGACACCCTTCTGAAGACAGGGATCGTGAACCAGCCCGTGACCAAGGACACCAGAAATAGGTGGAACACCATGACCAGTCAGTTGAAGGTTTCTCCAGAGGAGTGGAACAGCGGCACCACGTTCTCCTGTGTGGTGGGACATGGGTCCATCACAACCAGCCTGTTCAGAAGCATCAATAAATCTCACAGCAAACCCACTCTGGTCAATGTCTCACTTGTTCTGACTGATAGCTTTAAATCTTGT GAGAAGCACAGCAGCTTTCATGAGGTGACATTGCTCACCACTGAGCCACATATGATATCTGTGTCTAACCTGGGGGATGGTTATTTGAGGAGTCTCTGTTCACAGTCACTGTGCTGCTGCTCACTGGGTGGGTGTGCACGGATGATGTTAAATAAAAGAGACATCTATCTCATCATTG AATTGTCTGTCTTTATCCAAAATCCCTCCACTGAAGAGATTTGGATCAACAAGACCGCTACTGTGGTGTGCATGGTAGTGGGTGCTGATCTGAGCCAAGTCCAAATCTACTGGCAAGTGAGCGGAAGGGAGAGAACTACAGGGGCTGTGACCTACCAACAGAGAGGGGAAAGGACCCAAGACAGAGTGATCAGTAAACTCCGGACCAGTGTGGAGGAGTGGACCAGTGGGGTGGAGGTCGTGTGCTCTGCCCAACGATCTCCATCATCATCACCAGTGTCCGCACGGACAGAAAGTGCCAAAG TTGAGACTAAAAGTCCCAAGGTCAGACTGCTGCCTCCAGCTCACCAAGAGACCAAGCGTGACAACGCAGCCCCCCTCGAGTGTGTGCTCTCTGGTTTCTACCCGGACCTCATTAACGTCACTTGGGAGAAAGACGGAGCCCCGATCTCCGCCAGCACCAGCACCACACCGACTGCTCTGGAGCAGGGGGGGACTTTCAGTGCCAGCCACTTCCTGACTGTGAGTTCAGAGGATTGGAAGAAAGGCTCAGTCTTCAGCTGTACAGTGTCTCATCCCCCCTCGAACACCAGTATCAGCCggaaagtgaaaagctttcaag CCGGCACAGACTTGACGGGAGAGGAAGGAAAGGAGGAACTGGGGGACTTGGATGGAGATGACAATGTGCTTACAGTTGCTGCCTTCGCCATTCTGTTCATTATCAGTTTCCTCTACAGTACCTTCGTCACGGTTGTCAAG GTGCAGCGATGA